A stretch of the Lolium perenne isolate Kyuss_39 chromosome 3, Kyuss_2.0, whole genome shotgun sequence genome encodes the following:
- the LOC139838016 gene encoding uncharacterized protein: MGSLYDLRKHHFKPVSKEIDSKQKKLEALTALTDDESERARKQLQCEMDELLYREELMWLQRSQAAWLREGDINTQYFHRKDSWRRNKNRINKLDGRMAPGPDGFSMRFLQRNWDLLKEDIVKAVQVFFSSGVLPAEVNETAIVLIPKKNNPEELKDFRPISMCNVVFKIISKCLVNRLWPLLQDIISPMQGAFIIGRLITDNAFMAFECFHAIQSNSADRSKFCAYKLDMAKAYDCVDWRYLEGATDQLVSLGKCSIMYGRRVPEPVQAEIKQILRYDTESFEEKYLGLPVPEGPMCKGKFKYLKEGFQKRLSEWVEKYLSSGRKEAKYFPPRHRLDTAFIQEVSATWKGVMHGLELLKQGAIWRIGSGSMVKIWRDNWPPRVDNLKLSGMKERCKMKWVVQLIDPAMNSWDEATIRQYCLHQDAEVILQLKLPQRRSDDFVAWHPEPSGIFTVRIAYRLGMNQRRNLS, encoded by the exons ATGGGCTCTCTGTATGATTTGAGGAAACATCACTTCAAGCCTGTATCAAAGGAAATTGATAGTAAACAGAAGAAGCTGGAAGCTCTAACGGCCTTAACTGATGATGAGAGTGAGCGTGCTCGGAAACAACTTCAGTGTGAGATGGATGAGCTGCTGTATCGGGAAGAGTTGATGTGGCTACAACGATCGCAAGCGGCTTGGCTCCGTGAGGGAGACATAAATACACAGTATTTTCATCGTAAGGACTCTTGGCGTAGAAACAAGAACCGCATCAATAAGCTCGACGGTCGGATG GCACCTGGCCCCGATGGTTTTTCCATGCGTTTTCTTCAACgcaactgggacttgctcaaggaGGACATTGTCAAGGCAGTACAAGTTTTTTTCAGCTCGGGTGTACTCCCCGCGGAAGTAAATGAGACGGCAATTGTCCTAATTCCAAAGAAGAACAACCCTGAGGAGCTCAAGGATTTTAGACCTATCAGCATGTGCAATGTAGTGTTTAAGATCATTTCTAAATGCCTGGTCAACCGCCTATGGCCCCTCCTCCAGGACATCATCTCCCCGATGCAGGGTGCATTTATAATAGGTAGGCTCATCACGGACAATGCTTTTATGGCGTTTGAGTGTTTCCATGCAATACAAAGTAACTCGGCAGATCGGTCAAAATTTTGTGCTTAtaagttggatatggctaaggcTTATGACTGTGTGGATTGGCGCTATTTGGAGGGT GCTACAGATCAGCTTGTTAGTTTGGGCAAGTGTTCGATCATGTATGGACGGCGAGTACCCGAGCCAGTGCAAGCGGAAATCAAGCAAATTCTTCGTTATGACACGGAGAGCTTTGAAGAGAAGTACCTCGGGCTTCCAGTTCCAGAAGGTCCGATGTGTAAAGGCAAGTTCAAATATCTGAAGGAGGGCTTCCAAAAGAGGTTGAGCGAGTGGGTGGAGAAATACTTATCAAGTGGACGCAAGGAG GCGAAATACTTCCCTCCAAGGCATCGTCTTGACACTGCGTTCATCCAGGAGGTGTCGGCGACATGGAAGGGAGTGATGCATGGACTGGAGCTTCTGAAGCAGGGAGCTATATGGCGTATTGGCTCAGGCTCCATGGTGAAAATCTGGAGGGATAACTGGCCGCCGCGAGTGGATAATCTGAAGCTTTCAGGGATGAAAGAAAGGTGCAAAATGAAGTGGGTGGTGCAACTGATCGACCCGGCGATGAACTCATGGGATGAGGCAACAATTAGGCAATATTGTCTCCATCAGGATGCTGAAGTCATTCTACAGCTTAAGCTACCGCAACGGAGGTCGGATGATTTTGTGGCATGGCACCCAGAACCTTCTGGCATTTTTACTGTCCGCATCGCATATCGTCTAGGCATGAACCAAAGACGCAATCTCTCTTAG